The Pirellulimonas nuda genome includes a region encoding these proteins:
- a CDS encoding DUF1552 domain-containing protein — MLAVCNNLGLLPDKFFPDQAGFDYELSPYLSSLAEYRRRLTVCSGTSHPGVDGSHASDVSFLTAAPHPGSGGFRNSISLDQVVAGHVGRLTRFPSLTLGVNVKAGRRSLSWTDGGVLIPCEDSASSVYAQLFLRGSQKELEEQSRRLKLGHSIMDVLRDQAHSFQRRLNAADRIRMDQYTTAVRDVERRLTELQQWEKKPKPKPSTTAPVDPADPSQYVEKTRLMYQMSRLAFETDSTRAITLLLDSNNSPTLSLDGANITDGYHNLSHHGRSEVKLRQLQAIDTAHMDLLAELLSDLSRVSEPTGTLLDNTMVLYGSNMGDANKHTTDNLPVLLAGGGFRHGQHMAFNRQNNYPLSNLFVSMLQQFGIETDTFRSATGAMRGL; from the coding sequence ATGCTCGCGGTTTGCAACAACCTTGGCTTACTCCCCGACAAGTTCTTTCCGGACCAAGCCGGGTTTGACTACGAGCTTTCCCCCTATCTGAGCAGCCTGGCGGAATACCGCCGGCGCCTCACTGTCTGCAGCGGGACCTCGCACCCCGGCGTAGATGGTTCTCACGCCTCGGACGTTTCGTTCTTGACGGCCGCTCCGCACCCTGGCAGCGGAGGATTTCGCAATTCGATCTCGCTCGACCAGGTTGTCGCCGGGCACGTTGGTCGCCTGACCCGCTTCCCGTCATTGACCTTGGGCGTCAACGTGAAAGCCGGCCGGCGCAGCCTTTCTTGGACCGACGGCGGGGTGCTGATTCCGTGCGAGGACAGCGCTTCGAGCGTTTATGCTCAGCTGTTCCTACGGGGCTCGCAGAAAGAACTGGAGGAGCAGTCACGCAGGCTCAAGCTTGGGCACAGTATCATGGACGTGCTTCGCGATCAGGCTCACTCGTTCCAACGTCGCTTGAACGCCGCCGATCGCATCCGGATGGACCAGTACACCACGGCCGTCCGGGACGTCGAGCGACGCTTGACCGAACTCCAACAGTGGGAGAAGAAGCCTAAACCGAAGCCTTCGACTACGGCGCCGGTCGACCCCGCCGATCCAAGCCAGTACGTGGAGAAGACGCGGCTGATGTACCAGATGTCGCGGCTCGCGTTTGAGACCGACTCGACCCGGGCGATCACCCTCCTGCTCGACAGCAACAACTCTCCCACGCTTTCCCTTGATGGAGCGAACATCACTGACGGCTATCACAACCTCTCTCATCACGGGCGCAGCGAGGTTAAGCTGCGGCAGCTTCAGGCGATCGACACGGCGCATATGGATTTGCTTGCCGAGTTGTTGAGCGATCTCAGCCGCGTTTCCGAGCCTACCGGGACGCTGCTAGACAACACGATGGTGCTCTACGGCAGCAACATGGGTGACGCGAACAAGCACACGACCGACAACCTGCCGGTATTGCTGGCGGGCGGGGGCTTCCGCCATGGCCAGCACATGGCGTTCAACCGCCAGAACAACTACCCACTGTCTAACTTGTTCGTCAGCATGCTGCAGCAATTCGGCATCGAGACGGATACGTTCAGAAGCGCGACGGGCGCCATGCGAGGACTCTAG
- a CDS encoding glycoside hydrolase family 78 protein — protein sequence MINRLIQSVAVLCVVSVHVSQGEIVVTRQRCEYRIDPLGIDDLHPRLSWAIESSTRGAKQTAYQVLASSTQDQLDADQGDLWDSGKVASSRTIHVPYEGEPLGSGEQCFWKVRAWDRDGRPSEWSPAAQWSMGLLDESEWAASYISYRDQTPVFKNRDELFLPPARQYRREFAIEKPIRRAMVYATALGIYELHLNGQQVGDAYFAPGWTDYHQRAYYQTYDVTDLIRSEGNAIGIWVADGWYSGYVGFGLLTGIGTEQIGRYTYGKTPSVMAQIEIEYEDGTRETIGTDKTWRVTGDGPIREADFLMGEYYDATRETPGWTEPGYDDSDWGASILAEENGDPVADFYEYQNPNDPRTGPEKASRPKNLGFQRPKLEAFPGVPVRMTQEIPCQSVTRRSPGRYIFDLGQNFAGTYRLRISGPKGHRVRLRFGEMLHPDGRLMTENLRKARAHDHYICKGDPAGEEFSPRFTFHGFRYVEVSDFPGEPNRDTITGLVLHSDTPGGSAFECSDPTINRLFKNIVWTQRANFIDLPTDCPQRDERMGWTGDAQVYIGSATINADVAAFFTKWLRELMEAQRENGVFPGYAPFPFQHGHDFGSAWCDAGVVCPWTIWQAYGDTRVIEECWAPMTQFMDWRKRTSQGYLGVEHGNPWGDWLSQGEETPLAFIDTAYFAVSTRMMAEMADAIGLHDEAEQYRQLLGNIERAFAERYVLPEGRLSVDTQTAYALAVYARLIPHSQRAALGDRLAQKITSNQNRMSTGFLGTYSLLPALTKTGHHDLATFLLQSHEFPSWGYEIDQGATTIWERWDSYTLEDGFGRHNAAMNSFSHYAFGAVCEWMFQEVAGIRPGKPGYEHIIIQPNPPSPSSNAERPPIHWVRASQESIRGTIASEWRLEDGGFELIVSIPANTTATVVIPTAHAGRITESDMPLNEVEGVRLLRTEPERAFLSVRSGAYRFQAPSSTTSAPEALSTSRSQTLPLAVEAASDTTDAVYQEK from the coding sequence ATGATCAACCGCCTCATCCAATCTGTCGCCGTGCTGTGTGTCGTCTCCGTCCACGTATCGCAAGGGGAGATCGTTGTCACCCGGCAACGCTGTGAGTATCGAATCGACCCGCTCGGCATTGACGACCTGCATCCACGCTTGAGCTGGGCTATCGAGTCCAGCACACGGGGAGCAAAGCAAACGGCCTACCAGGTGTTGGCCTCATCGACGCAGGACCAGCTCGATGCTGACCAGGGAGACCTATGGGATTCGGGTAAAGTCGCGTCCAGTCGGACGATCCACGTTCCCTACGAGGGGGAGCCGCTGGGGTCGGGGGAGCAGTGTTTCTGGAAGGTACGCGCGTGGGACCGCGACGGCAGGCCGTCGGAATGGAGCCCCGCCGCCCAATGGTCCATGGGCTTGCTGGATGAATCGGAATGGGCGGCCAGTTACATCAGCTACCGCGACCAGACGCCAGTCTTTAAGAATCGCGACGAGCTGTTCCTGCCCCCCGCGCGACAATACCGTAGGGAGTTTGCAATCGAGAAGCCCATTCGACGCGCCATGGTCTACGCCACGGCGCTCGGCATCTATGAACTGCACCTCAACGGACAGCAGGTCGGTGATGCGTATTTCGCGCCGGGCTGGACCGACTACCATCAGCGGGCGTACTACCAGACCTATGATGTCACTGACTTAATCCGAAGCGAAGGCAACGCGATCGGTATTTGGGTCGCCGACGGGTGGTACAGCGGCTACGTCGGCTTCGGCTTATTGACGGGCATCGGGACCGAGCAGATCGGCCGCTACACCTACGGCAAGACTCCGTCGGTCATGGCGCAGATTGAAATCGAGTATGAAGACGGCACGCGGGAGACCATCGGCACCGACAAGACCTGGCGCGTAACCGGAGACGGCCCCATCCGCGAGGCCGACTTCCTGATGGGCGAGTACTACGATGCTACGAGGGAAACCCCTGGATGGACCGAGCCCGGCTACGATGACAGCGACTGGGGCGCCTCCATCCTTGCCGAAGAGAATGGCGACCCAGTGGCCGACTTTTACGAGTACCAGAATCCAAACGACCCCAGAACGGGTCCCGAGAAGGCGTCGCGGCCGAAGAACTTGGGCTTCCAGCGGCCGAAACTCGAAGCCTTCCCGGGCGTGCCTGTGCGCATGACCCAGGAAATCCCCTGCCAGAGCGTCACCAGACGAAGTCCGGGCAGATACATCTTCGACCTGGGGCAGAACTTCGCGGGAACCTATCGCCTCCGCATTTCTGGGCCGAAGGGTCACCGCGTGCGGCTTAGATTCGGCGAGATGTTGCACCCAGACGGCCGGCTGATGACCGAGAACCTCCGCAAAGCCCGCGCGCACGATCATTACATCTGCAAGGGCGATCCAGCCGGCGAAGAGTTTTCGCCCAGGTTTACCTTCCACGGCTTCCGCTACGTGGAGGTGAGTGACTTCCCTGGTGAGCCTAACAGGGACACGATCACCGGGCTTGTGCTGCACAGCGACACGCCCGGCGGGAGCGCTTTCGAGTGTTCCGACCCGACGATCAACCGATTGTTCAAGAACATCGTCTGGACGCAGCGGGCAAACTTCATCGATTTGCCGACCGATTGCCCTCAACGCGACGAGCGGATGGGATGGACCGGCGACGCTCAGGTCTACATCGGCTCCGCGACGATCAACGCCGATGTCGCCGCGTTCTTCACCAAGTGGCTCCGCGAGTTAATGGAGGCGCAGCGGGAGAATGGCGTGTTCCCCGGTTACGCGCCCTTCCCCTTTCAGCACGGGCACGACTTTGGCTCTGCGTGGTGCGACGCAGGAGTTGTCTGTCCCTGGACCATCTGGCAGGCGTACGGCGACACGCGAGTGATAGAGGAGTGCTGGGCGCCGATGACGCAGTTCATGGACTGGCGAAAGCGGACCAGCCAGGGGTACCTAGGCGTCGAACACGGCAACCCCTGGGGGGACTGGTTGTCGCAGGGCGAAGAAACCCCGTTGGCGTTTATCGATACGGCTTACTTCGCCGTCTCGACGCGGATGATGGCAGAAATGGCGGATGCGATCGGCCTGCATGACGAGGCCGAGCAGTACCGCCAGCTCCTCGGAAACATAGAAAGAGCGTTCGCTGAGCGGTATGTTTTGCCCGAGGGCCGACTTTCTGTCGACACACAGACGGCCTACGCGCTGGCCGTCTACGCGAGGCTAATCCCGCACAGCCAGCGTGCCGCTCTGGGCGATCGGCTTGCGCAGAAGATCACTTCGAACCAAAACCGGATGTCGACCGGTTTCCTCGGCACCTACTCGCTGCTGCCGGCCCTGACGAAAACGGGTCACCACGATCTGGCGACGTTCCTGCTACAAAGCCACGAATTCCCGTCGTGGGGATACGAAATCGACCAGGGCGCGACCACGATCTGGGAACGCTGGGATAGCTACACGCTAGAAGACGGGTTTGGACGACACAACGCGGCCATGAACTCCTTTTCTCATTATGCGTTCGGTGCGGTGTGCGAATGGATGTTCCAGGAAGTCGCCGGCATCCGCCCAGGCAAGCCGGGCTACGAGCACATCATTATCCAACCCAATCCGCCATCGCCCAGCAGCAATGCGGAGCGCCCTCCCATTCATTGGGTGAGGGCATCGCAGGAATCGATCCGAGGAACGATCGCAAGCGAGTGGAGACTGGAAGATGGCGGGTTTGAGTTGATCGTCAGCATCCCGGCGAACACGACTGCGACTGTGGTGATCCCAACCGCTCACGCCGGACGCATCACGGAAAGCGACATGCCGTTGAACGAGGTCGAAGGCGTGCGGCTGCTCCGCACTGAGCCGGAACGAGCCTTCCTGTCGGTGCGTTCCGGCGCCTACCGCTTCCAGGCGCCTAGCAGCACAACATCTGCCCCTGAGGCGCTGAGCACTTCTCGTTCTCAAACACTTCCACTAGCAGTCGAGGCGGCATCCGATACAACCGACGCCGTCTACCAAGAAAAATGA